One part of the Pseudopipra pipra isolate bDixPip1 chromosome 3, bDixPip1.hap1, whole genome shotgun sequence genome encodes these proteins:
- the FAM98A gene encoding protein FAM98A → MELELLENDVLESLEDLGYKGPLLDDGALAQAVSQGASSPEFTKLCAWLVSELRLFCKLEENVQATNSPNEAEEFQLEMSGLLAEMNCPYASLTSGDVTKRLHNQKNCLLLLTYLISELEAARMLCVNAPPKKAQEGGGSEVFQELKGICIALGMSKPPANITMFQFFSGIEKKLKETLAKVPPNHVGKPLLKKQLGPAHWEKIEAINQAIVNEYEVRRKLLVKRLDVTVQSFGWSDRAKSQTEKLAKVYQPKRALLSTKCTISIANLLAARQDLSKIMRTSSGSIREKTACAINKVLMGRVPDRGGRPNEIEPPPPEMPPWQKRPEGGPQQGGGRGGRGGYESSYGGRGGYDHGGHDRGGRGGYDSYGGRGGHEQGSHDRGGRGGRGGYDHGGRGGGRGNKLQGGWTDGGSGGYQDGGYRESNYRDAGFQTGGYHGGGGGYQGGGYGGYQSSSYSGSGYQGGGGGGYQQDNRYQDGGSHSDRGGGRGGGRGGRGGRGRGGQGGGWGGRGGQNFNQGGQFEQHFQHGGYQYNQSGFGQGRHFTS, encoded by the exons ATGGAGCTCGAGCTACTGGAGAACGACGTGCTGGAGTCACTGGAGGACCTGGG tTACAAAGGTCCACTGTTAGACGACGGAGCGCTGGCTCAGGCAGTCTCTCAGGGAGCCAGTTCCCCTGAGTTCACCAAACTCTGTGCTTGGTTGGTATCTGAGTTACGGCTCTTCTGCAAACTAGAGGAAAATGTGCAGGCAACAAACA GTCCAAATGAAGCAGAAGAATTTCAGCTTGAAATGAGTGGGTTGCTGGCTGAAATGAACTGTCCATATGCATCATTAACATCAGGAGATGTGACAAAACGCCTTCATAATCAAAAGAACTGTCTCTTGCTGCTTA CATACCTCATCTCAGAACTGGAAGCTGCCAGAATGCTGTGTGTGAATGCCCCTCCTAAAAAAGCCCAGGAAGGAGGTGGCAGTGAAGTCTTTCAGGAGCTAAAAGGCATATGTATTGCTTTAGGCATGTCCAAGCCTCCCGCCAACATAACGATGTTCCAGTTCTTCAGtggaattgaaaaaaaa CTGAAGGAAACTCTAGCAAAGGTTCCACCTAATCACGTTGGAAAACCTTTATTGAAGAAACAACTGGGACCAGCTCACTGG gaaaaaattgaAGCAATTAATCAAGCCATAGTCAACGAATACGAAGTCCGAAGAAAACTGTTGGTCAAACGTTTGGATGTTACTGTGCAGTCGTTTGGCTGGTCAGATAGAGCTAAG agtcaaacagaaaaactggCTAAAGTCTACCAGCCAAAACGTGCCCTCTTATCTACTAAATGCACTATATCCATAGCAAATCTCTTGGCAGCTCGGCAAGATCTGTCAAAGATTATGAGAACAAGCAGTGGGTCCATCCGAGAGAAGACTGCATGTGCCATTAATAAG GTGCTAATGGGCAGAGTGCCTGACAGAGGAGGAAGGCCCAATGAAATTGAACCACCACCTCCTGAGATGCCACCATGGCAGAAAAGACCGGAAGGTGGTCCCCAGCAAGGCggtggcagaggaggaagaggtggcTACGAGTCTTCCTATGGAGGGCGAGGAGGTTATGACCATGGGGGTCATGAccgaggaggaagaggaggctaTGACTCATATGGAGGGCGAGGAGGTCATGAACAAGGAAGCCATGATCGAGGGGGACGAGGAGGACGTGGTGGTTATGATCATGGCGGCAGAGGAGGTGGAAGAGGAAACAAGCTTCAAGGAGGCTGGACAGATGGCGGAAGTGGTGGCTACCAGGATGGTGGCTACAGGGAGAGCAACTACAGAGATGCAGGTTTTCAAACAGGTGGCTaccatggtggtggtggtggctaCCAAGGAGGAGGCTATGGTGGCTACCAGTCGTCGTCTTATTCTGGAAGTGGCTACCAAGGGGGTGGTGGTGGCGGCTACCAGCAAGACAACAGATACCAAGATGGGGGGTCCCACAGTGACCGAGGGGGTGGGCGTGGAGGAGGAAGGGGCGGCCGTGGCGGTCGTGGCCGTGGAGGTCAAGGAGGCGGCTGGGGGGGCAGAGGTGGACAGAACTTTAATCAAGGAGGGCAGTTTGAGCAGCACTTCCAGCATGGAGGTTATCAGTATAACCAGTCTGGCTTTGGACAAGGAAGACACTTCACCAGCTGA